Proteins encoded in a region of the Fibrobacter sp. UWH6 genome:
- the rpsJ gene encoding 30S ribosomal protein S10, protein MAGERIRIRLKSFDHRMIDRSAQDIVNTAKNTGARIAGPIPLPTKIQKYTVLRSPHIDKTSREQFESRTHKRLIDILDATPQTVDSLMKLDLPAGVEVEIKV, encoded by the coding sequence ATGGCTGGTGAACGCATTCGTATTCGCTTGAAGAGCTTCGATCATCGCATGATCGACCGCTCTGCTCAGGACATCGTGAATACAGCTAAGAACACTGGTGCCCGCATTGCTGGCCCCATCCCTCTCCCGACGAAGATTCAGAAGTATACGGTGCTCCGCTCTCCGCATATTGACAAGACTTCTCGTGAACAGTTCGAATCCCGTACGCACAAGCGTCTTATCGACATCCTTGATGCTACTCCGCAGACTGTAGATTCCCTCATGAAACTTGACTTGCCCGCAGGCGTTGAAGTCGAAATTAAGGTTTAA
- the rplC gene encoding 50S ribosomal protein L3 — protein sequence MNGILAKKLGMTQVFTEQGECVPVTVLEAGPCVVVSHKTEEKDGYTAVQIGFGLKKEQRANKAEIGHFKKADVAVREHLAEFDVADLESWPVGKEFGAADFADVKVVNVSGISKGHGFSGTIKRHNFHSGPRSHGTHNMREPGGTSAHSYPGRVFPGKRMAGQFGNKKVTVKHLQVVKVDGDRNLIFVRGAVPGAKNSIIVVRKD from the coding sequence ATGAACGGTATTCTCGCAAAGAAATTGGGAATGACCCAGGTATTCACGGAACAGGGCGAATGCGTTCCTGTTACGGTTCTCGAAGCCGGTCCGTGCGTGGTCGTTTCCCACAAGACAGAAGAGAAGGATGGCTATACTGCTGTCCAGATCGGCTTTGGTCTCAAGAAGGAACAGCGTGCCAATAAGGCAGAAATCGGCCATTTCAAGAAGGCTGACGTTGCTGTTCGTGAACACCTCGCTGAATTTGATGTCGCTGATCTCGAATCCTGGCCGGTTGGCAAGGAATTTGGTGCTGCTGATTTCGCTGACGTTAAGGTTGTCAACGTTTCCGGCATCTCTAAGGGTCACGGCTTCTCTGGTACCATCAAGCGCCACAACTTCCACAGCGGTCCTCGTTCCCACGGTACTCACAATATGCGTGAACCGGGTGGTACTTCCGCTCACTCCTATCCGGGCCGTGTTTTCCCGGGTAAGCGCATGGCTGGTCAGTTCGGTAACAAGAAGGTTACCGTTAAGCACCTCCAGGTCGTTAAGGTTGATGGCGACCGCAACCTGATCTTCGTCCGTGGCGCAGTCCCCGGTGCTAAGAACAGCATTATCGTGGTGAGGAAAGACTAA
- the rplD gene encoding 50S ribosomal protein L4, with the protein MANAKLFAATGDFKNDIQLPAMFDVEVNKVCMYLHIKAILNNNRQGTAQTKNKSAVSGGGQKPWKQKGTGRARSGQNTSAVWVRGAKAHGPKSHDYFEKVNKKVKKIAFHSALSAKAAEGKVMVFEALSFAAPKTKDLLSVLAKAGLEQRNALFLVSEKDQNLYLSSNNIPWCRCARVADVNTYDIVRANNVVISQAALAELEGGR; encoded by the coding sequence ATGGCTAATGCAAAGCTCTTCGCCGCTACTGGCGATTTTAAGAATGATATTCAGCTCCCGGCAATGTTCGACGTGGAAGTCAACAAGGTTTGCATGTACTTGCATATCAAGGCTATCCTGAACAACAACCGTCAGGGCACTGCTCAGACCAAGAACAAGTCCGCCGTTAGCGGTGGTGGTCAGAAGCCGTGGAAGCAGAAGGGTACCGGCCGCGCTCGTTCCGGTCAGAACACCTCTGCAGTTTGGGTTCGTGGTGCTAAGGCTCACGGTCCGAAGTCTCACGACTACTTCGAAAAGGTCAACAAGAAGGTTAAGAAGATCGCTTTCCACTCTGCTCTCTCTGCTAAGGCAGCTGAAGGCAAGGTGATGGTGTTCGAAGCTCTCAGCTTCGCAGCTCCCAAGACCAAGGATCTCCTCTCCGTTCTCGCTAAGGCTGGTCTGGAACAGCGTAACGCTCTCTTCCTGGTTAGCGAAAAGGATCAGAACCTTTACCTGTCCTCCAACAATATCCCTTGGTGCCGTTGCGCTCGCGTAGCCGACGTTAACACCTACGATATCGTTCGTGCCAACAACGTTGTTATCTCTCAGGCTGCACTCGCAGAACTTGAAGGAGGCCGCTAA
- the rplW gene encoding 50S ribosomal protein L23: protein MAEIHEILVAPHITEDAAKVMAASKDVKKYVFKVAKSATKTEIKEAIEKRFNVSVDSVNTLINRGKMKRVRMGMVAGKKSNWKKAYITLKAGQSIAEFEGV from the coding sequence ATGGCTGAAATTCACGAAATCCTCGTTGCTCCGCACATTACCGAAGACGCTGCCAAGGTTATGGCTGCATCCAAGGATGTGAAGAAGTACGTTTTCAAGGTTGCCAAGTCTGCCACCAAGACCGAAATCAAGGAAGCTATCGAAAAGCGTTTCAACGTTTCTGTTGACTCCGTCAATACCTTGATCAACCGTGGTAAGATGAAGCGTGTCCGTATGGGCATGGTTGCTGGCAAGAAGTCCAACTGGAAGAAGGCCTACATTACTTTGAAGGCCGGTCAGTCCATCGCTGAGTTCGAAGGAGTATAA
- the rplB gene encoding 50S ribosomal protein L2 — MGLKSYRPLTPTLRYKQIGDRKEITADKPYKPLTKGIKRSSGRNNAGEITSRRRGGGHKKLYRLIDFKRQFAGVSCVVETIEYDPNRTARIALVKYENGKRCYIIAPADVKVGDVLNSGEGAEFRVGNALPIREIPLNTIIHNIEMKPGKGAQIARSAGAGAELVAKDGKLCQVRLPSGEVRYIPEDCLATVGQVSNIDHMNESSGSAGRSRWLGIRPSVRGVVMNPVDHPLGGGEGRTSGGRHPCSPWGKNSKGAKTRNNKRTDRFIVRRRQKRA; from the coding sequence ATGGGTTTGAAGTCTTATCGCCCGCTTACCCCGACGCTTCGTTACAAGCAGATTGGTGACCGCAAGGAAATCACTGCTGACAAGCCGTACAAGCCGCTTACCAAGGGTATCAAGCGTAGCTCTGGCCGTAACAACGCCGGTGAAATCACTTCCCGCCGTCGCGGTGGTGGTCACAAGAAACTGTATCGTCTCATCGATTTCAAGCGTCAGTTCGCAGGTGTCTCCTGCGTCGTCGAAACTATCGAATACGATCCGAACCGCACTGCTCGCATCGCTCTCGTCAAGTACGAAAACGGCAAGCGCTGCTACATCATCGCACCTGCAGACGTTAAGGTCGGTGACGTTCTGAATTCTGGCGAAGGTGCCGAATTCCGCGTTGGTAATGCTCTTCCCATCCGCGAAATTCCGCTGAACACCATTATCCACAACATCGAAATGAAGCCGGGCAAGGGTGCCCAGATTGCTCGTTCCGCTGGTGCCGGTGCAGAACTGGTTGCTAAGGATGGCAAGCTGTGCCAGGTCCGTCTGCCGAGTGGCGAAGTTCGCTACATTCCGGAAGACTGCCTCGCTACCGTTGGTCAGGTTTCCAATATCGATCACATGAATGAATCCTCGGGTTCTGCAGGCCGCTCTCGCTGGCTCGGCATTCGCCCGTCTGTCCGCGGTGTCGTTATGAACCCGGTCGATCACCCCCTTGGTGGTGGTGAAGGTCGTACCTCTGGTGGTCGTCATCCCTGCTCTCCTTGGGGTAAGAACTCTAAGGGTGCAAAAACTCGTAACAATAAGCGTACCGATCGTTTCATCGTTCGTCGTCGTCAGAAGAGGGCCTAA
- the rpsS gene encoding 30S ribosomal protein S19, with the protein MSRSLKKGAFVDSHVLVKAQAMAGSDKKQAIKTWSRRSTIIPDMVGLTFSVYNGKQFIPVYVTENMVGHKLGEFSLTRTFKGHRKTETVGGKK; encoded by the coding sequence ATGTCTAGATCCCTTAAGAAAGGTGCGTTCGTGGATTCCCACGTTCTCGTCAAAGCTCAGGCCATGGCCGGTTCCGACAAGAAACAGGCTATCAAGACCTGGTCCCGTCGTTCTACCATCATCCCCGATATGGTCGGACTTACTTTCTCCGTGTACAACGGTAAGCAGTTCATTCCTGTCTATGTAACCGAAAACATGGTCGGTCACAAGCTGGGTGAATTCTCCCTGACCCGTACTTTCAAGGGTCACCGCAAGACTGAAACTGTCGGAGGCAAGAAATAA
- the rplV gene encoding 50S ribosomal protein L22: MKNVRYGVRKLRRVVDLVRGKSVAEAFAMLSILHTQTKGAPLVENALKSAVANFKQKSASAVAAEELVIKTITADGATIMKRIHPRSQGRAFRIEKPLSHITVVVANKE; this comes from the coding sequence GTGAAAAACGTCCGTTACGGTGTCCGCAAGCTGCGTCGCGTTGTCGACCTGGTTCGTGGCAAGTCCGTTGCAGAAGCATTCGCAATGCTCTCTATCCTCCACACGCAGACCAAGGGCGCTCCCCTGGTTGAAAATGCACTGAAGTCCGCTGTTGCTAACTTCAAGCAGAAGTCCGCTTCCGCTGTTGCAGCAGAAGAACTGGTCATCAAGACCATCACTGCTGACGGTGCAACCATCATGAAGCGCATCCATCCGCGTTCCCAGGGCCGTGCTTTCCGTATCGAAAAGCCGCTCTCTCACATCACAGTCGTTGTGGCCAACAAGGAGTAA
- the rpsC gene encoding 30S ribosomal protein S3 has protein sequence MGQKTHPNGLRLGVIRGWESKWYAEDKFADLLYEDIMLRRYLMKRFEHASLSKVGIERTVKKVNVNLFTARPGIVIGRKGEELEKLKGELQLITGKEIYINVQEIKRPETDAKLVAENIARQLEKRISFRRAMKRAIQSAMRMGVEGIKVQCGGRLGGAEIARVEKYAEGRVPLHTLRADIDYATAIAKTVYGAIGIKVWIMHGEKIGKDVMSDNKREK, from the coding sequence ATGGGTCAGAAAACTCATCCGAATGGTCTTCGTCTTGGCGTCATCCGCGGCTGGGAATCCAAGTGGTATGCCGAAGACAAGTTTGCAGATCTTCTTTATGAAGATATCATGCTCCGTCGCTACTTGATGAAGCGCTTCGAACATGCTTCCCTGTCCAAGGTTGGCATCGAACGTACCGTCAAGAAGGTGAATGTTAACCTCTTTACTGCCCGTCCGGGTATCGTGATCGGCCGTAAGGGCGAAGAATTGGAGAAGCTGAAGGGCGAACTCCAGTTGATCACCGGTAAAGAAATCTATATTAACGTCCAGGAAATCAAGCGTCCGGAAACTGACGCTAAGCTGGTTGCCGAAAATATCGCTCGTCAGCTCGAAAAGCGTATTTCCTTCCGCCGCGCTATGAAGCGCGCCATCCAGTCCGCTATGCGTATGGGTGTGGAAGGTATCAAGGTGCAGTGCGGTGGCCGTCTCGGCGGTGCTGAAATTGCTCGCGTTGAAAAGTATGCTGAAGGTCGCGTGCCTCTGCATACTCTGCGCGCTGACATCGATTACGCAACTGCGATTGCCAAGACCGTTTATGGTGCCATCGGTATTAAGGTGTGGATCATGCACGGTGAAAAGATTGGTAAGGACGTCATGTCTGACAACAAGAGAGAGAAGTAA
- the rplP gene encoding 50S ribosomal protein L16: MLSPKRTLHRKQMKGRMKGIASRGNSIAFGEFGIQALEKCWLTARQIEAARIAMTRKIKRGGRVWIRVFPDKPITRHPAEARMGKGKGAVEFWAAVILPGRIIFEMGGVERELALEALHVAAQKLPLKCKIIEESEI, from the coding sequence ATGCTGAGTCCTAAAAGAACATTACATCGTAAGCAGATGAAAGGCCGTATGAAGGGTATCGCTTCTCGCGGTAACTCCATCGCCTTCGGCGAATTCGGCATTCAGGCTCTCGAAAAGTGCTGGCTGACTGCTCGCCAAATCGAAGCTGCTCGTATCGCCATGACCCGTAAGATCAAGCGCGGTGGCCGCGTTTGGATCCGCGTCTTCCCCGACAAGCCGATCACCCGCCATCCTGCAGAAGCTCGTATGGGTAAGGGTAAGGGCGCTGTCGAATTCTGGGCAGCCGTGATCCTCCCGGGCCGCATCATTTTCGAAATGGGTGGCGTCGAACGCGAACTGGCACTGGAAGCTCTCCACGTGGCAGCTCAGAAGCTCCCCCTCAAGTGCAAAATCATCGAAGAATCGGAGATCTAA
- the rpmC gene encoding 50S ribosomal protein L29: protein MKARELKELGVDQLKEKLAQLNLDLFNYRMAAKLGSLEKPSLIQATRKDIARVKTILTEKAKA from the coding sequence ATGAAGGCACGTGAATTAAAGGAACTGGGTGTTGACCAGCTCAAGGAAAAGCTCGCTCAGTTGAATCTCGATTTGTTCAACTACCGCATGGCTGCAAAGCTTGGTAGCTTGGAAAAACCCTCTTTGATTCAGGCAACCCGCAAGGATATTGCTCGAGTCAAGACCATCCTCACCGAAAAGGCCAAGGCTTAA
- the rpsQ gene encoding 30S ribosomal protein S17, with protein MDRNLRKVKQGVVSSDKMDKTITVVVENRKRHPMYNKIMTTTKKLKAHDENNEAQEGDLVEIMETRPLSATKRWRLVRIVEKKK; from the coding sequence ATGGATAGAAACCTTCGTAAGGTTAAGCAGGGCGTTGTCTCTTCCGACAAGATGGATAAGACCATCACGGTTGTGGTTGAAAACCGCAAGCGTCACCCGATGTACAACAAGATCATGACCACTACCAAGAAGCTCAAGGCTCACGATGAAAACAACGAAGCCCAGGAAGGCGACTTGGTAGAAATCATGGAAACTCGTCCCCTCTCTGCAACTAAGCGCTGGCGCTTGGTTCGCATTGTGGAAAAGAAGAAATAA
- the rplN gene encoding 50S ribosomal protein L14, translated as MIQEETRLVVADNSGAKEVACIRVLGGTNRRYASIGDVIKVAVKDAIPQSKVKKGSVADAVVVRTRKEIARPDGTLIRFSDNAVVLINKEGEPRGTRIFGPVARELRDKKYMKIISLAPEVL; from the coding sequence ATGATTCAAGAAGAAACCAGACTCGTCGTGGCCGATAACAGTGGTGCCAAGGAAGTCGCCTGCATCCGTGTTTTGGGTGGCACAAACCGTCGCTATGCTAGCATCGGTGATGTCATCAAGGTAGCCGTTAAGGACGCTATCCCCCAGAGCAAGGTGAAGAAGGGTTCCGTGGCAGACGCAGTAGTCGTCCGCACTCGTAAGGAAATCGCACGTCCGGATGGAACTTTGATCCGTTTCTCCGACAATGCAGTGGTTCTCATCAATAAGGAAGGTGAACCGCGTGGAACCCGTATTTTTGGACCGGTGGCTCGTGAGCTCCGCGACAAGAAATACATGAAGATCATCTCCCTCGCACCTGAGGTTCTCTAA
- the rplX gene encoding 50S ribosomal protein L24: MANIKKNDTVKVISGANKGKTGTVISVKAGKVTVSGVNVCKRHEKPSQTNQTGGIIEKELPIDISNVMLLEGNTPVRTRIVREAGKKAVRVSVKSGKAL; the protein is encoded by the coding sequence ATGGCTAACATCAAGAAGAATGATACCGTCAAGGTGATTTCCGGTGCCAACAAGGGCAAGACCGGCACCGTGATTAGCGTCAAGGCAGGCAAGGTGACCGTTAGCGGCGTTAACGTTTGCAAGCGTCACGAAAAGCCGAGCCAGACCAACCAGACCGGTGGCATCATCGAAAAGGAACTGCCGATCGACATTTCCAACGTGATGCTTCTCGAAGGCAACACTCCGGTACGTACTCGCATTGTTCGCGAAGCTGGCAAGAAGGCTGTTCGCGTGAGCGTTAAGTCCGGTAAGGCTCTGTGA
- the rplE gene encoding 50S ribosomal protein L5 gives MNQMKQFYLEKVVPALQQKFAYKNVMMIPRLEKIVINMGVGAASQNRKVLDEAVDTLTAITGQKAIVTNAKKAVANFHLREGIGIGAKVTLHGENMWDFLYRFINVNLPRVRDFRGLARRGFDGMGNFTLGIKEQTIFVEIDIDKISRTFGMDISFVTSAKTDDEGRALLEELGLPFRK, from the coding sequence ATGAACCAGATGAAGCAATTTTATCTCGAAAAAGTCGTCCCGGCCTTGCAGCAGAAGTTTGCCTACAAGAACGTGATGATGATTCCCCGCCTCGAAAAGATCGTGATCAACATGGGTGTTGGCGCTGCCTCCCAGAACCGTAAGGTTCTCGACGAAGCTGTGGATACCCTGACTGCAATCACTGGTCAGAAGGCTATCGTTACCAACGCTAAGAAGGCTGTTGCTAACTTCCACCTCCGTGAAGGCATCGGTATCGGCGCTAAGGTCACTCTCCATGGCGAAAACATGTGGGACTTCCTCTACCGCTTTATCAACGTGAACCTGCCTCGTGTTCGTGACTTCCGTGGTCTCGCACGTCGTGGTTTCGATGGTATGGGTAACTTTACCCTCGGTATCAAGGAACAGACCATCTTTGTTGAAATCGACATCGACAAGATCTCTCGTACCTTCGGTATGGACATCTCCTTCGTTACCTCTGCAAAGACTGACGACGAAGGCCGTGCTCTCCTCGAAGAACTTGGACTCCCCTTCCGTAAGTAA
- a CDS encoding type Z 30S ribosomal protein S14, with the protein MASTRMIEKCKRTPKYTVRGYNRCKRCGRPHAFMRRFGLCRICFREMALAGEIPGITKSSW; encoded by the coding sequence ATGGCTAGCACAAGAATGATTGAAAAATGCAAGCGTACTCCGAAGTATACCGTTCGTGGGTACAACCGTTGCAAGCGTTGCGGTAGGCCGCACGCCTTTATGCGCCGCTTTGGCCTTTGCCGTATTTGCTTCCGCGAAATGGCCCTGGCCGGCGAAATCCCCGGTATCACTAAGTCGTCTTGGTAA
- the rpsH gene encoding 30S ribosomal protein S8 has translation MAMTDPIADMLTRIRNASTAKLPVVDIPASNLKREIARVLQEKGFIKKFVVVEDGKQGILKVLLRYTNGESAIQGIQRVSTPGLRHYVDAAKLPRVRNGLGFAIISTSKGVMTDHEARKENVGGEVIAKVW, from the coding sequence ATGGCAATGACAGATCCTATCGCCGATATGCTCACCCGTATCCGCAATGCCTCTACGGCAAAGCTCCCCGTGGTGGACATTCCTGCCAGCAACCTGAAGCGTGAAATCGCTCGCGTTCTGCAGGAAAAAGGTTTCATTAAGAAGTTCGTCGTAGTTGAAGACGGTAAGCAGGGCATCCTCAAGGTCCTCCTCCGCTACACTAACGGTGAATCCGCAATCCAGGGCATCCAGCGCGTGTCTACCCCGGGTCTTCGTCACTACGTTGACGCAGCCAAGCTTCCGCGCGTTCGCAATGGCCTCGGCTTTGCTATCATCTCCACCTCTAAAGGCGTCATGACTGACCACGAAGCTCGCAAGGAAAATGTGGGCGGCGAAGTCATCGCAAAGGTTTGGTAA
- the rplF gene encoding 50S ribosomal protein L6, which produces MSRIGKAIINVPANVKVAINGQNIKVEGPLGKLEADVHELIAIKFENNQLSFTRPDDQKFTRAIHGTTRALVANMVEGVTKGFEKVLEIVGVGYRVEQKGKDLNLVLGFSHPVIFQAPEGVELKAVDPLKISIKGIDKQKVGQAAAEIRKYRRPEPYKGKGIKYAGEIVRRKQGKKTGK; this is translated from the coding sequence ATGTCCCGTATCGGTAAAGCTATTATCAACGTCCCGGCAAACGTTAAGGTTGCCATCAATGGTCAGAACATCAAGGTTGAAGGTCCCCTCGGCAAGCTCGAAGCTGACGTTCACGAACTGATTGCTATCAAGTTCGAAAACAACCAGCTGTCCTTCACCCGTCCTGACGACCAGAAGTTCACCCGTGCAATTCACGGCACCACTCGCGCTCTCGTTGCCAACATGGTTGAAGGCGTGACCAAGGGTTTCGAAAAGGTTCTCGAAATCGTTGGCGTTGGCTATCGTGTTGAACAGAAGGGCAAGGACTTGAACCTCGTTCTCGGTTTCTCTCATCCGGTTATCTTCCAGGCACCGGAAGGCGTGGAACTGAAGGCTGTTGATCCCCTGAAGATTTCCATCAAGGGTATCGACAAGCAGAAGGTTGGCCAGGCTGCTGCTGAAATTCGCAAGTACCGCCGTCCTGAACCGTATAAGGGCAAGGGCATTAAGTACGCTGGCGAAATTGTCCGTCGCAAGCAGGGTAAGAAGACAGGTAAATAA
- the rplR gene encoding 50S ribosomal protein L18: MTAIAKKRIQSRIARHARVRKSVVGTAECPRLAVRRSLSHMVAQIIDDANNKSIAQLTTTSKDFQGKFGEMTKTEQSKQLGLLIAEIAKSKGIESVVFDRGGYIYHGRVQALAEGAREGGLKF, translated from the coding sequence ATGACTGCAATTGCTAAGAAAAGAATCCAGTCCAGAATCGCACGCCACGCTCGCGTACGTAAGTCTGTTGTCGGAACTGCAGAATGCCCTCGTTTGGCTGTTCGCCGTTCTTTGTCTCACATGGTCGCCCAGATTATCGATGACGCAAACAACAAGTCTATTGCTCAGCTCACCACTACTTCCAAGGATTTCCAGGGCAAGTTCGGTGAAATGACAAAGACTGAACAGAGCAAGCAGCTCGGTCTTTTGATTGCTGAAATCGCCAAGTCCAAGGGCATTGAATCCGTGGTCTTTGACCGCGGCGGTTACATCTATCATGGTCGCGTTCAGGCCCTTGCAGAAGGTGCTCGTGAAGGCGGCCTGAAGTTCTAA
- the rpsE gene encoding 30S ribosomal protein S5, with product MRYTLEREAQVSEFEDKVVHINRCAKTVKGGRRMSFSALVVVGNKNGKIGVGLGKAKEVSEAIRKGTEAANRNIVEVQLLDGTIPHDIEVKSGATRILLMPAAPGTGVIAGAAARAVLELAGVRNILTKIHGSSNPSTVVRACVEGLLAQKNKQDCAALRGANA from the coding sequence ATGAGGTACACTTTGGAACGCGAAGCTCAAGTTTCTGAATTTGAAGACAAGGTTGTACACATCAACCGTTGCGCCAAGACCGTTAAGGGCGGTCGTCGTATGTCTTTCTCCGCTCTCGTTGTCGTTGGCAACAAGAATGGTAAGATTGGTGTAGGCCTCGGCAAGGCTAAGGAAGTTTCCGAAGCTATCCGTAAGGGTACCGAAGCTGCTAACCGTAACATCGTCGAAGTCCAGCTCCTGGACGGCACCATCCCTCATGACATCGAAGTCAAGAGCGGTGCAACCCGCATCCTCCTGATGCCGGCTGCTCCGGGTACTGGTGTTATCGCCGGTGCTGCTGCCCGTGCAGTTCTCGAACTCGCTGGCGTGCGCAACATTCTCACTAAGATTCACGGTTCTTCCAACCCCAGCACCGTCGTTCGCGCTTGCGTCGAAGGCCTCCTGGCTCAGAAGAACAAACAGGACTGCGCTGCACTGCGCGGTGCTAACGCCTAA
- the rpmD gene encoding 50S ribosomal protein L30: MKKVRITLIKGIVRRLPMHRANVAALGLRKIGQSVEHNLTPSIQGMINAVADMVKVEEI; encoded by the coding sequence ATGAAGAAAGTTCGTATTACTTTGATCAAGGGTATCGTCCGTCGCCTCCCGATGCATCGTGCAAACGTTGCTGCTCTCGGTCTGCGCAAGATTGGACAGTCTGTTGAACACAATTTGACCCCCTCCATCCAGGGCATGATCAATGCTGTGGCTGACATGGTAAAGGTCGAGGAGATCTAA
- the rplO gene encoding 50S ribosomal protein L15, whose protein sequence is MELNTLNPGKAKVVKRKRIGRGPGSGWGTTAGRGQKGAGARKSAKAGRVAFEGGQMPIHRRIPKRGFKHAGVEYQIVNLKKLASCSVVDFDAQSLFDQGFIRNVELPVKVLAFGAIDKAINVKVNAISEKAKALIEAAGGKVEII, encoded by the coding sequence ATGGAACTCAATACTCTCAATCCTGGCAAGGCCAAGGTCGTAAAGCGCAAGCGTATCGGCCGTGGTCCGGGTTCCGGTTGGGGCACCACTGCTGGCCGTGGTCAGAAGGGTGCTGGTGCTCGTAAGAGTGCTAAGGCCGGTCGTGTCGCTTTTGAAGGCGGCCAGATGCCTATTCACCGTCGTATCCCGAAGCGCGGCTTCAAGCACGCTGGTGTCGAATACCAGATCGTGAACCTGAAGAAGCTTGCTTCCTGCAGCGTCGTCGACTTCGATGCACAGTCTCTGTTCGATCAGGGCTTCATCCGTAACGTCGAACTGCCGGTCAAGGTCCTCGCTTTTGGTGCCATCGATAAGGCTATCAACGTAAAGGTTAACGCTATCAGCGAAAAGGCTAAGGCCCTCATTGAAGCTGCTGGCGGCAAAGTCGAGATCATCTAA